In Myxococcus stipitatus, the following are encoded in one genomic region:
- a CDS encoding SgcJ/EcaC family oxidoreductase, which yields MEPTQGFDEAGVLAAVERVREALDGMDARRLAACFTEDADFNAPPGTWLRGRKVIEEVHENIFSPTPQPGRVSFARAKSTTRVLGVRFLRPDVAVVDWEWTQSGATFDGQPWPDRRGMLTMVWTREEDSVWKVCVWRNKDYAHFPGAPK from the coding sequence ATGGAGCCCACGCAAGGATTCGACGAAGCCGGTGTCCTGGCCGCGGTGGAGCGCGTCCGAGAGGCGTTGGATGGGATGGATGCCCGGCGACTGGCGGCGTGCTTCACGGAGGACGCGGACTTCAATGCGCCGCCGGGGACGTGGCTGCGAGGACGCAAGGTCATCGAGGAGGTCCACGAGAACATCTTCTCGCCCACGCCACAGCCGGGCCGCGTGAGCTTCGCCCGCGCGAAGTCCACGACCCGCGTCCTGGGTGTCCGCTTCCTGCGTCCCGATGTCGCGGTGGTGGATTGGGAGTGGACCCAGTCCGGCGCGACCTTCGACGGCCAGCCCTGGCCGGACCGGCGTGGAATGCTGACCATGGTGTGGACGCGCGAGGAGGACTCCGTGTGGAAGGTGTGCGTCTGGCGGAACAAGGACTACGCCCATTTCCCCGGGGCGCCCAAGTAG